TCGGTTGTCTGCTAGCCAATGTACCAATGAGAGCCTCAATCACAGCTACGCTAATCACAGGGCTTTTTAGTGGTCTCTCCGGCCACCCAAAAAATCCACTCAATATTCACTATATACACGTACCCACTGATTCCATAAACACTTGAAAggacctcacacacaaacacacacaacgacAGAACTCATTCAAGCaagttgaaaacacaaacatacaagcACTCCAATCGCAAATGTGTCACGTGTTCCAAAGACGGAATATTTTGAGCGCAAACCCAGTAACACAAAGGCCACGCCAGAAAGGCTCCTTCACTGAAACAAGCACACACCTGCGTCAACAGGCTCAGAATGCAGACTCTGTCATCTGTCTAAACAGTCCTCAGCCTAAGCCGGACTCGGTATCGCTCCCACGAGGTTTTGCAACCATCTGTACTCCCTGCAACAAACTGAGAGGGATTCTCTTTGTTGGGGCGGTGCAAAGGGCTCTGAGTGTTTTCATGTAGGGAGGTTTCCAGCTGCACGGCTagggatgctgctgctgcaacacgTCCAGCAGCCTCAGCTCTGTGGTTTTGGTGATAATAAGCTAAACCTCAAGTTCTTAGCATCGATCTTAGTTACTTAGGAAGTAGTAGTATCAAGGCTTTTTAAAGTGTCCATAGAGAGACAGCCAACCACCTTATTGTGTGTGGAATTAAGAACATTTAGAAGTCTCATCAATTACGCATAATGTTCGGTTAATGTTACCGAATCTGAGAAATACGAAAGATGCTACAATGCTTTTTGTGATGTACAAGCTTTggttatagattttttttcatgtgacaTGTACATTTAAGGCCTGGATTTATGTAACTCTAACAAGCCAGATGAAACTACACCGATTACTGTTACAGTGCGCATTTAGGACAAGGATTACTGTGGTACCACGGACGCTATTATGTGTAATTCAATCCCTTTATTATAGCTGCGGTGTCAGTTTCCTGAAAGGAAAAGTCAAGTGTGTCAAGTGGGGCCCGAGGAAATAAGAAGTCCGGGCTAAACGAGCAGTGTGAGTGAAAATGACGCAGCGATCAGAGCCCGTCAGTGCCGGTGCCCTTTGTGGTGTCCAGCGCTGAGAGGTCTGCTCCGCTGTAAGCGGATCCGTGCGGGCTTCGTGTCAGCACCCCAGACTGTACGCCATTGTGCTCTAATGAGGGGTGTCTCCGCcgatctctctcacacacattccAGCCGGAGAGAGCGTCTCTCCTCCGGTGCCAAACCGGTCCGGCCCGTGGACAGCCCGAGGCAGTCGAGCGCGCGGCACATGACCGTGAATACCAAGACACCTACGTACGCATGCACGTGCTGACTGTGCGTACAGTTATGCTCAAGAAACGTGGCGATGGTTTTTACATATAAAGAGATTTTGTAAAACTTCTAACGAccattttgaccattttattTTAGAAGGAGCTGTGCCGAATGGCGAGATTCCAACGTGCCTCAACCCTCGTAGACTAATATCATCAGACCTTCTACACGACCTGACACCGTGGAGTCGAGGCATACCTTTCGCCGCCCAGGCCCTTAGGGGGCTGTTCTCGTCGATGGTGTGGTAGAAAGTCAGGGGTATGATGAGGAAGGGGCTGTCGGTGGACGTGTCCACCTGGAAAGGCACATTGCGCTGGTCCAGCCGCACCGTCTCGCCCTCCTTGGTCAGCGACGTCTGAAGCAACTTCCCCGTCACCTGGGAGCCAAGATGGAGTCAGTAAATGTAGAGGTTGCAGAAGGCATCCTGTAACCAGAAGGCTGCAAGGTTTAGTACCTGCACCGGCCAATATCTTCAACATCGGACGACGGGGTGGTTGAGCATGGCAAATCATAGCAGCACATTTAAAGCTTGTCTAACCATTTCCTGCACTGTATAGGTCCACAGGTACAACATGTGCAATCACACCCAAAGGCGACTTGCATACCTGGCATCCTAACAGCAGGCTTTTGCGCATGTTGGCCACTCGGATCATGAGGCAGGGCCGACCCTCGTGATTTGACACAACAGCGTATTGACTGAACTTCACCGTCTCGCCTCTCTTCTTGGGGCGAGCGACCTACAAGAGGAGGGAAACTGGTCAGAGGTGGTAGAAATGATGGGTATGGTGGTGATACAGGATGGGCACTCAACTATCCAAAAAAGCACTATAAAGAAAAAGCATACCCCATTTTTTGGTAGACAGacctcaaagtaaaaaaacactaCCTTTGCCAGGAATGTGCCAGTGATGAAGATCTCCATCACCATGGTGATGACTAGCTGAAAGATGAGCAGGACGATGGCTCCGGGACACTCCTCGGTGATGCACCGGAAGCCGTAACCGATTGTGGTCTGAGActccagagagaagaggaaggctCCCGTCAGGGTCTTAACCTCCATTACGCAAGGAGTATGGTTGGAGGGGGGGTCAAACTCTGGAGGAAAGGAGGACAGAGGATCTTGGGTTTTGGGAGTTTGTAAACAAATTATCAAGGAACATTCTGTTCCATCTCTCAGTGTACTGCCAGATTCTTCTCACGTTCTCACTGAAATGTAAAACTGTACTGCCCTTCTTGTTAACTCGATCAATCAAAGGCTTTGTGTTATAACATCCAGGGGACATAAAGACAAAGCTTCATCCTCCCGCCTCGCTCCTCCTTACCCAGGAGATCTCCATGCACCAATGCCACCAGGTACCAAAGCACTCCGAACGCAAACCAGGTCCCAGCGAAGGTGGCGGCGAAGAGGAAGAACTTGTAGCGCCACTGCATGTCCAGGAAAGTCGTCCAGAGGTCCCGGAGGTACAGCGCCCCGAGCCCGCTTATGTGCTCGATGCGAACGTTGCTCCGTCCGTCTTTCGAGAGGACCCGGCGCCTCCTTCGGAGGGCGCTGGGCCCTTCGGCTCCGGCCAACCCTCCGCCTGCACCGGCGCTCCCGGTCCCACCCGGGGAGTCCAGCAGGGGCTTGGTGATGTCGGTCTGCGTCTCGGAGTGGCATACCTTCTGAGGAGAGGAGCCTTcggaggagggaggagtggTTGGGGTCATGGCCGgttctgcagggaggggggagggggggggttggagatggagacaacaggaggtgaggagaaggagaaaagtgGGTACTGAGGTTGTCCAGGAACGAAAGGAGAGATGAGATGGAGAGAGCAGGTCAGTCGCTAATGAAAAGGTGCAGGATGTGTTGAAAAGGacaacaaaaagagaacacACAATAACCACATGAATGAGAATAACGAAAGAGGGGAACATTtgggaagagagggagatgaCGATGAACAAAGAGGAAGGGGATTAGGAGCACATTTCTCAACTACACAGTGGTGTGGTACCACGGTGGTCCAAATAagccccccttttcttttcaaaggagGCAGCTAgcagtgtcaaaataaaagcctcttttGAGAACGAAGGCACAGCTGTTCTTTCACGTTAAAAGTGTGATAGTGGAGGCTCATTCACGTGTCAGTTGCACAAAAGGGCTACTGAATTGAGGTAAATTGTGAGATGTGATTGTGAGGTTTCTGCTGGACAACCTTCTTCTATtcaacatcatcaacatcattcAACACCTTCATGACGTGCGTGATGGCCAGGCCTTGTCGGCCACTTCGGGGATTCTGTTTTTGGAATGGGAGCAAATTCCTTTTTGGTATTACATGGTCATTCATAATGAAACATGAATGTAATATTTTGGTCTCCATATACATTTGGAAATTTATGGAGTCGTCCTCCCATACAAGTACGCCATCACTCGGGTCTCAAGCCCAGAAAGGGGTGTCAGAGATCAGAGATGTTGTCATTGAACACCCTTCAAGGGAAGGTGATGGACGATAGAGGTGTAGGATGTGGTGCGATCGATCTTTATTTAAGTGTCTGTGTCAGCGGTATATTGACCAAACGACCCCCCTCGTTCCCACTGAATGTGTTAAGTACACACTTAACAGCTTCACCCTCATCTGTAGTGCAGTTTCTCCCCatatccttctttttctttccccctctcGCCCTTTTTGTCTCAAACCGACAAAAACCTAAATCAAAACAACACTAACAAAAGCCCGTGAAACAGGCCGATCTGATACGCTCTGTCCTTCCCTCTGCCCTCTCCGTGCTGGAGCTCACACCGAGAGAATGAATAGAGATCTGTGTGGATGGTGTGGTGTTCTGAATACTAACAtgtggagggggagaggggtagAGGGAGGCGGGGTCAAGAGGGGGATTGGCCGTGTGATTGGCCGTGTCCATCTCCGGCTGAACTGTGAACCCTGCGTGGCTCCGGCCCACACGTACAGTAACCACACACTCGCGTATTGAACGTATGGACCTTCAGAGAAAGTTCGAGCGCAGCACAATGCCATTGATTGTCCTGAGGAATGTCTACATTTGCAGAGTCAGGACTTGGCACAcgcacggaggggggggggggggggggcgtctaaACACACCCATGGCATGTAGAGTGGCCGACTTGTCACCTGATGGAATAATGTCCAGCATCCCTGCTCCTCTTTGGCCTGTTTCGGTGATCGCCAACAAGCATTTTCATCCCTTCAATCTCGCTTGAATTCATTGCTGGATGTGTGTTATCTGAACGATACGGAATATCACCACTCTTCCCCCAGCGATATGGATTCGCCTCTATTGTGACATGACTTGTTCCACGCTCAAGGTCAGgatctcttcctcttcatcgctctccttccctctgtccgGCGCTCACAGGAATCCTTTGTTTCCCGTTGGAGATGAAAGGGACAAAAGCCACCATTGAAGAATACGGCCGGGTGAGCGAGTGAGGGACGGAGAGAGCGAGTCggacggggggggagaggagagcggTACGAGAGGGTTAACGTTTTTTCCCCCGGTGACAAAGagatgaaagaggaaaagggagggaaaTGGACAGCGAgggcgagaaagagagagagagaggaagggggtgCGTGGAGCGAAGGTGGAGGAAACAGATGGGTCACAAAAGACGGTCATTGGTATTCCAGAGGAGGGAGTAACCCCTTCCCCTCGGTGTCCCCGTCCAGTGTCCCCCGACCATAAAGAAGCCAGCACACTGCGCTGAAAAGACACAACGCGGGGCCCTGAATGGCCCTGACCGCCGTCTCCACGCCAGAGCAGCCTGTGACCGTGCtgaaagggcgggggggggggggggcgttcggCACATCGCCGCGCCAAGAAGGCATCCACTcagccgacccccccccgccgctcagCTGGGCGCATTGGCCTCACAGACGGGCTGCTGTGGTGTCAGTgtctctttgtttacgtttcagGGAATGATTGCCGAACATCAGGAGAGCGCGAGAGGCTTCTTCTCcagcttttatttgttgttgtggttgttgttgttgttgttgtcacgcCGTTGATTGGTTCGCTCAGCGGGCCGACACATCTAAAAGGAGGGGAAAACTCAACTGGCTCCTTGCAGGGTTAGATAGAGGGAATAGATAGTGATGGATATAAAGCAGGGTGCGTTTTGGCCGTCACACCAATAGCATTGAAGAAGTGACACACTTGGTTAATAAATCAGAAATAGATCCCGAGAGTTGCAGCGCGGCCGTTCTCACCGCTGCACACCTGGCCAGCTGCTGCTCGGGGAAAGAGAGTTTCTGATGCTGCACGATCACATGACAAACACTTTCTTTTGGAGGCACACTCACACCACAAGGTTTCCCTAATTTGCATCTGAGAAAAAAGAGGCAATTAGTTCCCACCTCACATAAACAACGGCATCAGCTCCTCTTTACATTCGTTTCACAACCAGGAAGTGA
This sequence is a window from Pungitius pungitius chromosome 1, fPunPun2.1, whole genome shotgun sequence. Protein-coding genes within it:
- the LOC119223506 gene encoding ATP-sensitive inward rectifier potassium channel 10-like encodes the protein MTPTTPPSSEGSSPQKVCHSETQTDITKPLLDSPGGTGSAGAGGGLAGAEGPSALRRRRRVLSKDGRSNVRIEHISGLGALYLRDLWTTFLDMQWRYKFFLFAATFAGTWFAFGVLWYLVALVHGDLLEFDPPSNHTPCVMEVKTLTGAFLFSLESQTTIGYGFRCITEECPGAIVLLIFQLVITMVMEIFITGTFLAKVARPKKRGETVKFSQYAVVSNHEGRPCLMIRVANMRKSLLLGCQVTGKLLQTSLTKEGETVRLDQRNVPFQVDTSTDSPFLIIPLTFYHTIDENSPLRAWAAKGGGWTDPDVADFELLVIMSATVEPTSATCQVRTSYLPDEILWGYEFPPVVSLSPSGKYVADFAFFDKVAETKTPLVFKQALPPSPPSRASRHHGGKDAGADPEKVRLEENYRGEEKGGGRGRVRGSSPLSVRISNV